The Streptomyces europaeiscabiei genome window below encodes:
- a CDS encoding GvpL/GvpF family gas vesicle protein, whose translation MTGLRYVYAVCHPFDAALQSQLKGVAGAPPRQLRHHDLIAVVSEVPERDFAEQPLRAHLEDLDWLTETARAHQSVIDALTVVTTPLPLRLGTVFRDDSGVRVMLEAREEGFRRTLDRLAGRVEWGVKVYAESEEQERPQAPAKVSSGRDYLRQRRRSHRAHEEMWENADRFARGLHGTLSEFAEDTRLHAPQNSALSGVPGRNVLNAAYLVPRAHSEEFVELVDRTKGEEPGLRVELTGPWAVYSFSGESEEGREGVESVEDGP comes from the coding sequence ATGACCGGACTGCGTTACGTGTACGCCGTCTGCCACCCCTTCGACGCGGCGCTCCAGTCCCAGCTCAAGGGGGTCGCGGGCGCGCCGCCCCGGCAGCTGCGCCACCACGACCTGATCGCCGTGGTCAGCGAGGTGCCGGAGCGAGACTTCGCGGAGCAGCCGCTGCGCGCCCATCTGGAGGACCTGGACTGGCTCACCGAGACCGCCCGCGCCCACCAGAGCGTGATCGACGCCCTCACCGTCGTCACCACGCCCCTGCCGCTCCGGCTCGGCACCGTGTTCCGCGACGACAGCGGCGTACGGGTCATGCTGGAGGCCCGGGAGGAGGGCTTCCGGCGGACCCTGGACCGGCTGGCGGGCCGGGTGGAGTGGGGCGTCAAGGTGTACGCGGAGTCCGAGGAGCAGGAGCGGCCCCAGGCGCCCGCGAAGGTCTCCTCCGGGCGCGACTATCTGCGCCAGCGGCGGCGGAGCCACCGGGCCCACGAGGAGATGTGGGAGAACGCCGACCGGTTCGCTCGCGGTCTGCACGGCACCCTCTCGGAGTTCGCCGAGGACACCCGGCTGCACGCTCCGCAGAATTCCGCGCTCTCCGGCGTTCCGGGACGCAATGTGCTGAACGCGGCCTACCTGGTGCCGCGGGCCCATTCCGAGGAGTTCGTGGAACTGGTGGACCGCACGAAGGGCGAGGAACCGGGATTGCGGGTGGAACTCACCGGGCCTTGGGCGGTCTATTCCTTCAGCGGAGAGAGCGAAGAGGGCCGGGAGGGCGTGGAGAGTGTGGAGGACGGCCCGTGA
- a CDS encoding gas vesicle protein, with product MTVIERREVALVDLLDRLLAGGVVITGDLTLRIADVDLVRIDLNALISSVNEQVPSPWGGIE from the coding sequence GTGACCGTGATCGAACGTCGTGAAGTGGCCCTGGTTGATCTCCTCGACCGGCTTCTCGCCGGCGGGGTCGTCATCACCGGTGACCTCACCCTGCGCATCGCGGACGTCGATCTCGTCCGCATCGACCTGAACGCGCTGATCAGCTCCGTGAACGAACAGGTTCCGTCACCCTGGGGAGGTATCGAGTGA
- a CDS encoding gas vesicle protein K: MTGRNRVELEPDTVERDLVKLVLTVVELLRQLMERQALRRFDTGELSEDQEERIGLTLMLLDDRMTELRERYGLRPEDLNLDLGPLGPLLPRE, translated from the coding sequence GTGACCGGCCGCAACCGTGTCGAACTGGAGCCCGACACGGTGGAGAGGGACCTGGTCAAGCTGGTCCTGACCGTGGTCGAGCTGCTGCGCCAGCTCATGGAGCGGCAGGCGCTGCGCCGCTTCGACACCGGGGAACTCTCGGAGGACCAGGAAGAGCGCATCGGGCTCACGCTGATGCTGCTCGACGACCGGATGACCGAGCTGCGCGAGCGTTACGGACTGCGGCCCGAGGACCTCAACCTGGACCTCGGGCCGCTCGGACCGTTGCTACCGCGCGAATGA
- a CDS encoding hydrophobic protein: MLLVLILFGAGFAVEVLWYIALAVLVLWLLGFLVRGTSASGGRGRWYKW, translated from the coding sequence CTGCTGCTGGTGCTGATTCTCTTCGGTGCCGGATTCGCGGTCGAGGTTCTCTGGTACATCGCACTTGCTGTTCTGGTGCTGTGGCTCCTCGGATTCCTGGTGCGCGGCACGTCCGCATCCGGCGGAAGGGGACGCTGGTACAAGTGGTGA
- a CDS encoding class I SAM-dependent methyltransferase, with translation MSKARETAVYTHGHHESVLRSHTWRTAANSAAYLLGSLKPHMRILDIGCGPGTITADLAALVPDGQVTGVDHAPGILDQARATAAGRGLHNVDFAVADVHALDHPDDTFCVVHAHQVLQHVGDPVQALREMRRVTRPGGLIAVRDSDYAAMTWFPESPGMDDWLDLYRRVARANGGEPDAGRRLKSWALRAGLTDITATSATWTYATADERAWWSGLWADRTVASAYAERATESGHATVERLHAIEAAWREWGRQEDGWFAVLHGEILCRKTA, from the coding sequence ATGTCGAAGGCACGGGAGACCGCCGTCTACACGCACGGACACCATGAGTCGGTGCTGCGCTCGCACACCTGGCGGACGGCCGCCAACTCGGCGGCCTACCTCCTCGGTTCGCTGAAGCCCCACATGAGGATCCTGGACATCGGCTGCGGTCCGGGCACCATCACCGCGGACCTGGCCGCCCTGGTCCCGGACGGGCAGGTCACCGGCGTCGACCACGCCCCCGGCATCCTGGACCAGGCCCGCGCCACGGCCGCCGGACGCGGCCTGCACAACGTGGACTTCGCCGTCGCGGACGTCCACGCGCTGGACCACCCGGACGACACCTTCTGCGTGGTCCACGCGCACCAGGTGCTCCAGCACGTCGGCGACCCGGTGCAGGCGCTGCGCGAGATGCGCCGGGTGACCAGGCCGGGCGGTCTGATCGCCGTCCGCGACTCCGACTACGCGGCGATGACCTGGTTCCCCGAGTCGCCGGGCATGGACGACTGGCTGGACCTGTACCGCCGGGTGGCCCGAGCCAACGGCGGTGAGCCCGACGCGGGACGCCGGCTGAAGTCATGGGCCCTGCGCGCCGGGCTCACCGACATCACGGCCACCTCCGCCACCTGGACCTACGCCACGGCGGACGAGCGGGCGTGGTGGAGCGGACTGTGGGCGGACCGGACGGTCGCCTCCGCGTACGCCGAGCGGGCCACGGAGAGCGGTCACGCGACGGTCGAGCGGCTCCACGCGATCGAGGCGGCCTGGCGGGAATGGGGGCGGCAGGAGGACGGCTGGTTCGCCGTACTGCACGGAGAAATTCTCTGCCGTAAGACGGCCTGA